The DNA window atttatgtatatttataatatacatttatattatgtattatgtataatatattacaTTTATAATagatttatacatttatattaatatacataatattaatacatttatacataatattaatatatatttataatatattaatttatacatttatctaatattcatttataatttataaatttataataatatacaattattacatttataattataattatattatgtattatatataatataatacatttatatatttatatataattatttaaatatatttatttataaatatttataaatgtattttaaatgcataaatgtatataaatatttaaacaataaaaattataaattataaataatactaattatacgtttatacataatattaatacatttatacataatattaatattaatatatatttataaattataaattatacatttatacaatattcatttataatatatatatattaattttacatttatacatttataaatatatttatattatgtattatatataatataatacatttatatatttttatataattatctaaatatatttttttataaatatttataaatgtattataaatgcataaatatatataaatatttaaacaataaaaattataaattataaataatattaattatacatttatacatttatattaatacatttatacataatattaatttatatttataaattataaattataaatttatataaattattcatttatacatttataaatatatttatattatgtattatatataatataatacctttatatatttatttataaatatattataaatgcataaatgtatataaatataaaaattataaaattataaattaaaaaatacacaaaaatatgttttaaaaatacctctaaaaataatccaaaaaacatctacagtaattttttaatatagtttttgaaaaataacccaaaaaacaactaattcaaacggacttgtatttgaaaaacgAAATGCTACAGTACTGTTTTTGAAAAGCAAtccaaaaaacagctaatccaaacggacccgttagtttttcaaatacccATATTTGGATGGgagtatttttcaaaaattagttttttaaatataataaaattttttaaaaagtattctaaaagataatctaaaaatttgtttaaatttttttaaaattttaaaaaatatttcaaaatatattctagaaactcttctacttttaaatatttcaaagtattttctaaaaatattccaaaatatattttaaaaactctgttacagcaaaatttttcaaaaataccaaaaaaaatagctaatccaaacggagcccgAAAAATTTCCTAACAAAGTAACAAAGAAGAGTTATGGAAACTGGTAAGTGGTAACAGTTTTAACTAATGGAACCACGACTTTCGTGCACAATCGTAGGTAGAAGACACAAAAAGTAAAAAGAGTATGGCTGACTATTACAGTACTTGTTTGCAGCCACACTTTTGTTTCTTTGGTCTTTGCAATTGGTCTACAACGTATTATGCACTTCAACCTACCTTCCTAACGACCGAGAAACCTTTCGTCCCAACACCAACCGTCACTTTGTttgataaggaaaaaaaaaaggaacaaaatggAAAACGTTCTCACTTACAGTACAACTGAAAATCCTTACGTTCTTGTTCTGATCTTCTAAGTTCTAACACCGTACGAAGTCGTAGccttctaattttttttttcctgttttttgGGGTCCATGGGAGGGGTTGGAAGCTCATTAGCTGTTTACCAGTGTAGGGATTGCAACATCGGAGGGGTCTGAAAATTGGCATGTTTTGGAGCTTAAAGTTCGTCGGTAAATCGGACATGCTAAACAACGATTTGTGTCAATATCGGTGGTACAGATGAGTTAAAGAAAGAGTGTAGAGGGGACAGATGAACGGTGTTGTGTGGTCCTTCGATGATTTTAGGTCTTGGAAGTCGACTGCTCACCCGTTTCAGGTACGTGTTCGATGATtctacacttttttttttgtccgtCCATACTGGCAAGTGCTTGTTTCCTTGGTGTTTTACTACTTTGCAATTCATCGAAGTGGTCAAAATTTTTGGGAGCCGTTCTTATTTGACAACTGTAGGTTCATACAAAGATAATAGAGAATTGTCacaattttgaaatgaaaaggaCAAGTTAACTAGGAATTTTGCCTGAAATGAACAATTATTTATCGAATAGAAAAAAAGGTTAACTAGGAAATTTGGTCTAAGTAACAACTGCCATCACCTTTGCTCATGTCATGAGTAATCTTCAttacttttttttccccttaaaaaatcaatttttacAAACAACTTGCTTCAGTTtctattcttttatttatgtgtTTTAGTGAAAATGCCCCCACATACTAAATCATTCAACTGGAGTTACTGTTGTTATTTTACGGTGTTCAATCGAAGCAaagcttttccaaaaaaagtTGCCATCACGAAATTGACTTCAGGATATGCTCCAAAGAAAGAGAGTTGAAATCATGATTTAAATTCATGTTGCAGTGCAAGTTCTTCAAACGACATCATGTTCAAAGCTGCAGATCACATACTGGGATGTTAGCCGGTGCTCTTGTAGTGAGGGTAGAGGTCTCAACCAGACCTTTGGCGATGGCATTTATAGCAATGTGACCTGCAAATTGCTCTTTTAGTGCCAACGCTGTAAGCCATGTCACAAACATGTATGCTCTTAATCTTTTTGCTATTACCACTCTCGACTCTTGAGCGAATGTCAGGTTTCTTGAGGGTTTAGACGTTCTATATTAAATATCTGCTGTTTAAATGGATGGAGGGTGTTTTAGACATAGTAATGTTTCCTTGGTGTATTACTTTGCAATTCATCGAAGAGGTTAATCGGATAAGATTACTTACTTTGCAATTCACGATCATTGTCCGCTCAACTTGAAATTTTGGGAAACTGAAAAACAGAACGGCATACCAACGGGATTCTTGCTTGTAGTTGATTTGGGCCATGTCAGTACCTGTCCAAATCAGGCTCGAAAAAGAGGAAGGCCTTTTGGTGTTTTTTGTTTGGGTCTGTCTAACGAGTGTTTAAATGGGCGCTCGCCGCAAAAGTTTAGTTGAGAGAGTGTTTAAATGTAAGGAGGGGACAACATGCATGAATATATACATTACATTTGAGTGGTGTGGACACCTTGGTCTGTCCGGACTCTTTTAGCCCATTCACTCCTTATCGATAGCAAATACCTCATCTTGGACATCCACAAACGAGGTGATCGATAATCTTACTTTGAAGAGATGTTCTACCTCGTTCATCTCCTTGCCCAAGACTATGGATACATCAGCTATTTGCGTGACTTGTGACTGATGGAGTAATTTGACTATCAGCCACCCTACTATTGGTCAGACCTACATCTGATACCGCTGTCCTATGCTGCCTCATGATGTCAGGCAGGGAGTAGATCTCATCATTCCATCTCTAGGCACAACTACTATAAATACTCATATAATACTCCTAAATGAGGTACGCAATCTAACCCGCACATTCAACCCTCGAATTCTAACTAATTTAAGCATCAGAGTGAAACCGGGGAACAAGATCCCGCCTACTTGATTTTTGGCAGGTGAGCTCGTGCCTTCATGACTCGACTCGTCCGACCTGTAATTCACCTAGTTAAAATGGGAAATTAAGTATAAATTTAAGTGTATTAACTAGTGTCTATTAAATACTTGATAatgaaaaaattttcatttttcatttatatgaCTAGGAGGACAGTGATGTAATTCGAGGTTTAAAATCTAATACTAATTTGGAGCCCAATAAttgttgggttttttttttgttaatttgggCACCCATTAAAACACTCCAACCACACCtaaattattttgtaaatataTTCTTGAAAGGTCTGCAGGTTTCACATAAGCTGCGACAAGTTCTACAAGACCTGCATTTGAATCAGTTCGGAAAGAAACCAAGTCCAAAACAATGCGtcgcaaaaagaaaaaaataaataaaataaaaatgaaagcaTCTAAGCCTACACGAACGCATAATTCTGCATATCCACTGTGTTGTTTCAAACTATACAGTAGCATCTTCATTTTTTTATGACGATTTGTCGAGGATCATTATTCATTACGTACACTGTACTAAGCATGCATGGAGCCAAATGTGGCAAAATAGCGTAAACAGCACAGCATTGACACGGGGATTACACATGCAGGTAGTGGCCGGCACTGGCAGATGGCAAAACTTGGTTTCTTCATCCCACCTCGCCCCTGTGCTATATCCGGACATAATTAAGTATTCCATACGGATCCCATGGTTTTGTCTAGAATTCGCTGATGTTTATCCAGTGATACAGTACTGTGTTTATGCGGTTTTATGATCATGTAACGTTGTCTGATGAATGCTTCTGGTCAATCAAAATCGCATTTTCATGGACACAACCAAAGATTTCCGTTTCTTGATCTTCGTCGTTCATAATCATTGAACACAAAAATGATGATGAATGCATCTGATATTGTCAGGGATATCTAGGGGCCGGGGCACATTATGATTGCACTGTTAAAGTCTTTCGCTTATTAATTACCTCCTGTTCCTTTACCGATGGAATGCAACAAAGTTAGATTCAACTGTTTACAGATGGAACGCAACAAGTTGGATCTGGCTTTCTACAAACCAAAATTTCGAATTAGAGTGTTTGGACCATACCATGCTTGTTCTATTCTTTGCTCGCTACCAGCGCAATGCTATTTTTACTTCACACAGGCGTATTCAAAATTGTGCCCTGCGCAGAAAAAAGAAATTCACTTGACATCTTGGTAGTCAATGAAATGTATCTGAATCTAAATATGCTTTTTCACCCCCAAAAGAATAAAGAATCTAAATATATTTACACGAAGAAATTCTTGGACACGTAATATGCGAAGAACATTAAATATCTTCATCACCAACGGATGTTGGTGCAAGTGAAAGGGGCTTGCATCCCTTAACCCATGAGAATGGAAAAAATGACGTTGGGAGAGCTACCCCTATGAGGCCCGACCCGGCTCGAACAGGATTAATCGCAGACCGTAAAACGGATGTGGACACCTGTGAGttataccaaaaaaataaataaataaaatatcttCATCTGTAACTAATTCATCCTACTACTTGCCCCCAagaatactttttttttttcaaaaaaaaaaatttaagcgGAAGAGGGATGAAATATAAGAAGTGCAGAAGGGGCAAGAGATTTGAATATGTAACTTTTAATTCCTGAATCCTAGAAATATTTGACGAATGAAAGACCAGTCATGGACTTACACCGtctattttattattatttttttgaaggGTGTACACCGTGTAAATTAACGAATTCCATAGAAAATCAGTCAAACTTGCCGCAGTGTATACTTTACTGCTGAAGGCCGTTACAAAAACACCACAAAAACGTTGTCCAAGCGTCCAGCCAGCCCCTCCCCGTTCCCCCACCGTGGGAAGGCCTTTCCCTCCCTACGGCAATCGTTCAGGTAAAACTCTAGTACTAACATTTACTACCCGCTAAATCATTCATAGCCTGATGACATCCATATTTGGCCGGTAAAGCATTCTTTTCCGGCTCATACCTTCAACTATTTAAGCATCCACTGTAAGCAAAACAAGGTTTATGTATGATGAATAATAACGCAGACTCAGAAAGATAGGAAATGGGTCCAATTATAGATCCTCGTGAGATGAGAAAgaatttgaaacattttttttcagttaaaatataaattaaattgAAGCTAATAGAGCAGTACTATTTCTTTCCATGGTCATATGAGCCATGAGCCATCCAATTCCCGTACGGGAAACTTTCGCAAAGGCTATTGTCTATGTCACGCACCTGCACAAGTTTTTGCAGTTCTtcgggataattgcagaaacctccagtgaggtttctgacaatttcattgAGCTCCCctaagatttgaaaaattacacttatcttctttgatttgattaattttagtaataaaaccttaaaataatattgacttggacaattttttaaataaatacccaaaaatgcccctatggaatgagttttaatttatttcccTATACAGTTATAAgattatttagtataattataaggaaaatgtaccaaaattttcatgtccatatctactatttgataaacaacaatggtaataattttattactatgatatgatatttttgatggtattttattatggatttatatttagaagatagaaaagaaaatattgaaacaatttatttagagtttataaatttttgaaatagtGAGATTATCATATTTTAGTAATACTTTTGggtcatttcttttttatttattattaattttaataccaaaaaatagaaaacaaaaatcaacaaaaatattgaattacatataaaattaattcgtcaaaaaaattactaattcGGCATTTGGTTATAATAGAAATCTAGAGGCAATGACGATAATTCTACAGTTTTATTggtgaaaaattttaaaaaaaaataagaaggaaaaataatgaaaaataattttaaaactcattctaaaatttcattaaaatatttaagggtaaaattatcattttaaatgacaagggaggtatgtataattttttaaacctCAAAGGAGTTCAGTGAAATTATTGTCAGAAACCTCCTTATCCCCAATTCTTTTGTCGCATCGGCCCTTTTGCAATTTGCGTCTTCCTTTGCCTTTGCCAGACTTCTTTTCGCTGATTGACAACGACAAGGGCGGGTAAATATGTTGATTTCAGCAGACGTGGGGCAGGATGGCCCGGGCCACGCTGCCAGAACGCTGCGATATCACACAAACTTTCCCCATAGTCACTTGTACAGGGCTTCACAGTAACAAGTAGACAGTCACCAAGAATGGGTACACGCGCTTAGCGTTGACATTGGAAAATGGATATTACCAAAAACCTCAACCACTCCTTAAACTTCGTCCAATgcaaaagaagaaggaaaggaTTGCTTGAGGTTTTTTGGAGGAGTATGAATATCATTTCCTTAAGAAGGCGGggatatatttttatataattaacTCACAGTACTACCATATGTTATACGAACTAAGAAGTTAACTAGGAACAAAGTCCTTTCGTTCGCATGAACACCAACCCACATGTATCGCTACTTCTGCGATAGGATAGCTTGAAACTTCAACTTGATTGCTATCATTTACAGCAGCAAAATGTCAAGACAAACTAAGACATAATTTGAGACCACACAACCAATTGTAAAGCTCTAATTCTGTTTCATTAAGCAAAAAGCTCTAATCAAGTGATAGCACAAATTCATGTACAACAACAGGATACTCTTCCCAGACACAGAATTCTACACCAGAACTTGCAATGCCCGATTAAGTCAATACATGCTTCCAGCTTATTGGTAATTTTAGTTAATAAACGTACGGTAATATCCTCCAGGGGACAAGATTACAGTACTCGTTCCAGATTTCTTTGTACTTCTGTGCACACCGGGCTTCATCTCTTCTCTCTCTCCATACAAGCAAAATAAGAAGATACACAGGGTAGAAGTATGGAATTGGGGAACTACAAAAGCATTCATTGATCTGGGAGTTAGTTTCTGACAGCGCATGAACGtgataaaataagaaaagatAGCTACGTTACCTTATACCACAAGGCAAACTGAATGATAGTGCAACCAATAGATCCCCCAGGTAATTACTGTGCCTTGCAATGCCCCTTCAACAAGATGTTATTAACAAGTAAATATAATTTAGACATCAAAACTCTATCTAGAGAAAAAATGCAGGGAATCTAAAATGTATGCAATGTCTGCTTTCTGAAAGTAATCTGGAATCACCCAGACTCAGTAAGATGGTGTGCTGCTATAATAATAGCCACGCTGCAGAAACACAGGCTGCCATGGCGTTTCTCAGTACTCAAGATATCTTGAGTACTCAGCGTTACTCGAGATAACTAAATTTTAGATTATGAAAGTAAAGAAGCTTTGCTCGGGCCGAAACACCAAAATATGCCATGGCGTTGATTGAGGTTCTACCAAGTAAGAAAATGATAATAGATTATAGTGTGTTCACATATATTAATTTGCTCACAGTAGTTGAATAAGCAAACAAGTCAATTGATGCCTACCAGTAACCTGAAGCTAGCAACTTTCCTCCAATAACTTTTGGAGGCCTACCCCAAATTGGTGCTTTGGGGTCCTTTTTAAAAACATGCTTCTGCTTGTTGGCTCCTCTAAACACAACATAACTTCCAAGAAAAACAGGGAACCAAGCCAAAGGGCAATAcagattaaaaataaaaaacttagTAAAAACTTCAATAATTCGAAGTTTGTTTACCCAATGAAAAAGACAAGGCAATTTGCAACATTTGCAGCTGTTGTTAGCTCCACTTTGTTATGCAAGAGCCAccaaccctgtaaaagaaattgaaaagaaCTAATTTATCCTACAGTTTGAAAGTTAAAATCAAAGGTACAAAGGCTAACAAATATATCAGAAAGAACATGACGTATGGTAGATGCAACATGAGATCTTAGACTTAGCAATATCAGGAACCTGCAGATGACAGAAGTACGCTAAATTTCTAGATATCGATTTCCCCTCTTCACAGCCAAGAGAATAGATGGATTGTATCCTACCACTTCATTGCCTCAAATTATTACTTGAAACTTATCTGAGAATTCAAAAAGTAAGCTCCTATCTTTTGGCCACTTTGACTCAATAACTGAATTGGAATTCTAGAATGCAACTACATACTAGAGCAAGATGTTAATTCTGACACTTACCCAAAAAAAGGATGTTAATTCTGACTATAACCAATAATGGGCTCCCTGATATATCAGTTACTAATTCCAGTTCAAGAACCAACAATCAGAGACCAATACAAATTGTTCAGAAGTGATGAAATTATGTCCTTGTCCAATGAATCAAATAAAGGTCAGAAGGAGGTAGGTTCTTAAAAGGAGGCAGAAGAAATTTCAGCACATTTAGGGCCATTTAGAATGTTTAGCAACATAGGCACATTCAATAGCGAATTAGCACCAAAAGAACAGGTAGGCAACAACAGTCTAGGACGATCTTTAAATTAAGTTAATTTGTTATTGCAGATATGATGCTGACTAACATTAGATATTAGTTTTACGAGAACTCAAAGTTCCATTCGGCATCTGTAAACAAGTCCAACAAATTGTGTTAAAGTCTCCTAGGACTTTGCTTGCAAGTGTATGTGACCAAATACTGTATATTGAcaggctctctctctcactcacaAGCACACCCCCCGCCCACCCACATAGACCCATATACAGCAggaacaaacaaaaaaaaaaaaattgatgaaagGAAGCAAGAAGAGAATCCTGATTTGTAAGCAAGGGCAGAATCCTTTTTAAATTACAGGCAACAAGCTAGATTACATGCCTGGATACTGAAAGTATATGGAATCCAGACTAGATCTCCAAAAACTAGCATGAATCCCAATCTTTCTGCAATTATGTCCCATCTGCAATGAACAGCCATACCCAAAGCGTATCGCTTAAACAATTTATAAAGTTGAATGTTAAGGCAAAACACTAAATGTGCACTTCATATACAGATATCAAagcaataaaattaaaaaaaaaaatacagttTTCATCAAAAGAGTGGTCAAACTAGTGAAATAATCATAAACTAGGCATATATGAACCAGTATTAAGAAGCTTAAGGCTTAAGATTATAGCACTAATAATACCACAAGAACTAAGCCTAAAACACTTTAACATgtaattcctttctttttcccttaaaaAAGGGTTATGTGGGATCAAATCCAAAACTCTAGGGATGATGTCAAAATATTGACCAATAACCAAGAAGGAGCTGAGGCCAACTTTAAGATATTTCACAATATGAAAAAGTTGTACTATTTTGTCAAGAAGAGCTCTCACTCTCTCTACTGTTCCTTCACCTAATCTTCCTGAGATataaactaaattcataagtCATGACAGACTTATATAACATGTGGGCAttcaaaatttgtcaaaaggaGGACTACAGACCAGAAATGAAGTTGGAGCATGGAAACTTTTCATGTAGGTAACTAACGAGATTAGAACAAAAAATTGGGAATTAGTACAGAAccacaaaagaattaaaacaaggaTAGCTTCATCAGTCATTATGCCAAACTATGGGAACTATTGGATACCTGGATCTATGCCCCCCACCATAGTGTCTGATACAGGTACCAGACATTTAAGTATGCCATCTTAATTGTACCCATCATAACAATACAGACTGGTGACAATACAGCAAGGTGGGCCTAGATTTATTAGGCAGTACCCACTTCACACCATTTGCATTATCCCATTTGACTAAGCATATGGTATCAGCAATATACACTAATACATCCATAATACATGATTTTTGTAAAAACAGTCCATACCATCTGTCATTGTTTAAGTGCTGGAATTTCTACATGCTTTAGTGAAAGGTTATCTCTTGAAATAGGATGGAAAAGTTGGGAAAACCAAAATGGAAAGGATGATAATTAGCTACTTACGTGGATGTCATGAACTCTTCATAGAAAAAGTAATCAATAATATATAGCTGCAAAGATATGAAGTATTACATAAATTGTGAGATACCATCCATCTTTCTACCCCTTAGGACAAGAAATAATATTCCAGTAACTTACCGTACAAAATATCTGATATAGGATCATTGACTGTGTTAAATTTGAATCCTTGAGAGCTTTTAAGAGAATGGATAGATTGATGAGGAGCCAACCCATCATTCCAGCTCTAACAAAGAAAAATCTGCAAAAGAAAGTTGTAGTTATCACAACAAAGCTCACATTGGTAGTTATCAAATCATGGCATCAAAATTTGAGTGCATTAAACTGTGTAACATgcaaaagatggaaaaaaaaatattttaagcAGAGTATCATAGAacgtcatttctttttttacatAATCAAATTATTTAGCAAATGATGTAACTCCTAAAGGCAACACTTTAAACACtgaaaaataatgaagaagTCAAACTTGGACAAACAACGTAAAATAGACAGAGCATCTCAGAAGCGAGGAAAAATAGAgcacaagtcaaatatacataCAATCAAAGGTGTCAAAGCAATGTGTGAAGATTTGAGCATTTACTTGATCAAAACATGTGAAGTAACACATGAAACACTTGAAACATATCTTGAACCATAAACACCAGCATAAGATATGTAATCCCTTATAGTGACAAACAATAAAGCATAGTAAATTATTGTGTCACATCCTGAAGGTCTATCACAGTGATAAAGATTTCAAGAAGTTTCAGGTACAGAGTACATACTTGAGGTCAATGCCGAAGAATTGAGGATTCAGTTGGATCCCAAACCACCTTTTGGATGACATTTGGATACAAAAATAACAAGGTAGATGATTAATCAGAAGGCATTTGTGCGCAGTTGAAATACAACATGAATAAAATGGAGTTTAAAAAGTTATCACAAAACTACAAGAATGCTAATTTTACGATAATGTTTCAGCATCTGTATGAATTAATATTGCAAATCACGATATTTATATAGAAAACAGCCTAGAACAAAGTATTATGCATCATTGGTAGCAATAATTGGGTGAAATAGTAAAAAGAAAAACCTGGAGCTGTAagccaaaagaaattaaattcagtCAGGTGGACAATAAAAATGTAAGCTATTATTGACTAATTCTCTGCTTTTGCAAAAATGTATGCTCTTTGAAGGGTTCTACAAAAATTAGTATAGTCAAGATTTCCCTGTGGACTTATTGCCGAGGCTGAGCAACATGAGATGGTCAGAAGGAAGAACTGGCAGAGTCATTTAACGACATGAAGATTCTTAACCAAACATCTTTAGTCACCTAGGCAGATGCTATTAAGATGGTGCAATTAATGCAAATTtagtaaattataataaattgagTAAGACCAACCCCATCTATTCCTTATCATTTGCGTACATGTCTCTTAGTCTTGGTCAATATAACAacattttgttggaaaaatttaGAGCAGTGTAATCCATGGATGTTAAGCAAATTATTGCTACTTGACCTAGATTAAAATACTAGAACACGTTGTTTTCTTCTCAGGCACGATAGCAGCACATCTAATCACTAAAGGAAGCTAATTTAATAAATAGGAGCCTGCAGAGATCAAACGTTATATTGTCCCAGTAAAAATCCACAATCTGACCACAACAGTTTGAGTTACCAGTCATGAATCAAGTTTCCGGTACCGTGAGGCTTCAGAGAAGAGTTCTGATCACTTGACTTACAACCGACCACATACAATAAGAGTGTGACCTGGCATTTACAAGCAAAATAAGGTTAAGAGAACAAGATTAAAAGTTCAGAGAAGTAGTCAGATTTACAACAGATATATATTTTGTCTGAATATATCTTCGTGTGATTAATTCCAATGCCCGAGCTAAGTATATGAACTTAATTGTGAATTCTTGAACCTGAATCCTCAAACATACATCGTTGGTATCATATCAGGTTTGAAATTGTTAATATTTTGAAATCCTACTCAAATTAATATAGATCAATCATGCAACAAAAATTTCCAATGGGCGAAAACTGAAACTTACAAGAACGCTGAACACAAAAGTTGTTGATAAAAGCTCAAGCCCTCGGTCTGCAATTATCTGCAAGACTCGTCAATGAGTTGGAGAGTGTGTagcttaacttgattttgtaaatCAAAACGAGAAAATTACTTACAGTAGGCGATACAATATCCAACTGGGTCCCGATTCCAAGAAGGGCAATCAAAACGAGCAGCAATAGCAATCCTGAGCCCACCAACTAAAGGTTATACTACaatgcacttttttttttccccccggggtgttgggggggggggggcgggtGAGGGGGAGGAAAGAGTCTTGGGATTCAATAAATATCAGAGAGAGATGGAGAGGTGACCGTTGCAACGGTAATGGAGGCGAGTCCCATCAGTCAAAGTGACCCCAGGAACAATCTTTCCGGGCAGGATAGATCCAGCAACTGCCAAGTACGTGAAGAACGAGAGCAGCAAACCAACCTATACACAATAAAAAACCAAGAATATTAAATCAATGCAGGTTATGCCTAGCAAGCTGTTTATGCCAGTGATGTATCCTTGAATCACAGTAAACTTGTGCATGAGAGAAGCAGAGATAAGATTACAGACGGAGATGGAGGAGGGAATGAGGGAGTTGACAAGGGGATTGACATCCAT is part of the Coffea eugenioides isolate CCC68of chromosome 6, Ceug_1.0, whole genome shotgun sequence genome and encodes:
- the LOC113775124 gene encoding delta(14)-sterol reductase isoform X1, producing MDVNPLVNSLIPSSISVGLLLSFFTYLAVAGSILPGKIVPGVTLTDGTRLHYRCNGLLLLLVLIALLGIGTQLDIVSPTIIADRGLELLSTTFVFSVLVTLLLYVVGCKSSDQNSSLKPHGTGNLIHDWWFGIQLNPQFFGIDLKFFFVRAGMMGWLLINLSILLKALKDSNLTQSMILYQIFCTLYIIDYFFYEEFMTSTWDIIAERLGFMLVFGDLVWIPYTFSIQGWWLLHNKVELTTAANVANCLVFFIGYVVFRGANKQKHVFKKDPKAPIWGRPPKVIGGKLLASGYWGIARHSNYLGDLLVALSFSLPCGISSPIPYFYPVYLLILLVWRERRDEARCAQKYKEIWNEYCNLVPWRILPYVY
- the LOC113775124 gene encoding delta(14)-sterol reductase isoform X2 produces the protein MDVNPLVNSLIPSSISVGLLLSFFTYLAVAGSILPGKIVPGVTLTDGTRLHYRCNGLLLLLVLIALLGIGTQLDIVSPTIIADRGLELLSTTFVFSVLVTLLLYVVGCKSSDQNSSLKPHGTGNLIHDWWFGIQLNPQFFGIDLKFFFVRAGMMGWLLINLSILLKALKDSNLTQSMILYQIFCTLYIIDYFFYEEFMTSTWDIIAERLGFMLVFGDLVWIPYTFSIQGWWLLHNKVELTTAANVANCLVFFIGGIARHSNYLGDLLVALSFSLPCGISSPIPYFYPVYLLILLVWRERRDEARCAQKYKEIWNEYCNLVPWRILPYVY